In Zymomonas mobilis subsp. mobilis ATCC 10988, a genomic segment contains:
- a CDS encoding GapR family DNA-binding domain-containing protein produces the protein MSSIHATEELTEKLQSIIRLEEEKARLDGQIAEAYRDLKGQKYDIKKAKLAVSRSRKGHPENSIRILINQIVNDRAMSRKLVP, from the coding sequence ATGAGTTCTATTCATGCGACCGAAGAGCTGACTGAAAAGCTCCAATCCATTATCCGTCTTGAAGAAGAAAAGGCGCGTTTGGATGGCCAGATTGCCGAAGCCTATCGTGATCTGAAAGGCCAGAAATACGACATCAAGAAGGCCAAGCTTGCGGTCAGCCGTTCGCGGAAAGGTCATCCTGAAAACTCTATTCGTATTCTGATCAACCAGATCGTCAATGATCGGGCGATGAGCCGGAAGCTTGTCCCGTGA